A genome region from Thermoleophilia bacterium includes the following:
- the gabT gene encoding 4-aminobutyrate--2-oxoglutarate transaminase translates to MTNAELGALKSATVPTSVASPPLYVARARNAYMWDVEGRRYIDFASGIAVVNVGHSHPKVVEAVKEQAELFSHTCFGVAGYEPYLRLADRLNNLVPGDFAKRTFFINSGAEAVENAVKIARYVTRRRSVVAFENGFHGRTYMALSLTSQVDPYKKGFGPYASDVYRVPYAYCYRCPLGLTYPGCECECASLLEDAFAAHVDPSDVAAVVIEPVVGEGGIIVPPMEYLQKIRDLCRKHEILLIADEIQTGIGRTGKWFALEHFGVAADLVTTAKALGAGLPISAVTGRQDIMDAVHTGGVGTTFGGNPLACRAGLAVFEVIESERLLQRAAEIGNRACMRLRQMQERFSCIGDVRCLGAMVGIELVEDPTTKKPAAELAKNYRAKLCENGLLTVGAGIHHNVVRVLPPLTIEDSVLEEGLDIMEETLAALVRTGQA, encoded by the coding sequence ATGACAAACGCCGAACTTGGCGCTCTTAAGTCTGCAACAGTTCCAACCAGTGTTGCCAGCCCGCCCTTATACGTTGCTCGGGCTCGCAACGCCTACATGTGGGACGTCGAGGGACGACGCTACATTGACTTTGCCTCGGGCATCGCCGTCGTGAATGTGGGACACAGCCATCCAAAAGTGGTTGAAGCCGTCAAGGAACAAGCAGAGCTTTTTTCTCATACCTGCTTTGGTGTGGCCGGTTACGAACCCTATCTTCGCTTAGCTGACAGGCTTAACAATCTGGTTCCCGGTGACTTCGCCAAACGGACATTTTTCATTAACTCAGGAGCGGAGGCGGTAGAAAACGCCGTGAAAATCGCCCGCTACGTCACAAGGCGGCGCTCAGTCGTGGCCTTTGAGAACGGGTTCCACGGCCGCACTTACATGGCTCTCAGCCTGACTTCTCAAGTGGATCCCTATAAGAAAGGCTTCGGACCCTATGCCTCTGATGTGTACCGGGTTCCCTACGCCTATTGCTACCGCTGTCCGCTCGGGCTTACCTACCCTGGCTGCGAGTGCGAGTGTGCCAGCCTGCTGGAAGACGCGTTTGCCGCTCACGTCGATCCTTCGGACGTAGCAGCTGTGGTGATAGAGCCCGTAGTAGGCGAGGGGGGCATCATTGTGCCTCCGATGGAGTACCTGCAAAAGATCCGCGATCTTTGCCGCAAGCACGAGATCCTTCTTATCGCAGACGAGATTCAAACGGGTATCGGCCGCACGGGCAAATGGTTCGCCCTGGAGCATTTTGGCGTGGCTGCTGACCTAGTGACCACGGCCAAGGCTTTGGGAGCAGGCCTCCCTATTTCGGCGGTAACGGGCCGGCAAGACATTATGGACGCTGTCCACACCGGCGGTGTGGGCACCACCTTCGGTGGAAATCCCCTGGCCTGTCGAGCAGGTCTGGCGGTGTTCGAAGTGATCGAAAGCGAGCGTCTGCTACAACGCGCGGCAGAGATAGGTAACCGCGCCTGCATGCGGCTACGCCAAATGCAGGAACGTTTTTCCTGTATAGGAGACGTTCGCTGTCTGGGAGCTATGGTTGGGATAGAGCTGGTCGAAGATCCCACCACCAAGAAGCCAGCGGCCGAATTGGCCAAGAATTACCGGGCGAAGCTCTGTGAGAACGGCCTCCTAACCGTGGGAGCAGGCATCCATCATAACGTGGTCCGGGTGCTGCCGCCTCTTACCATCGAAGACTCGGTCCTCGAGGAAGGACTTGACATCATGGAGGAAACCCTTGCGGCGCTTGTCCGGACTGGTCAAGCCTAG
- a CDS encoding acetate--CoA ligase family protein, producing the protein MLESLLYPHNIAVVGASRTPGKVGYAVVANLVKSGYQGEIIPVNPAGGEMFGLKVYKSLEEYGQPLDVCVITVPTQAVKQAIISCLKLKTKNVVVITAGFKEVGEEGARLEREITDLCRSAGTRLLGPNCLGLINTHHNMNATFASHTPQPGGISVVSQSGALCAAILDMAAQRKLGLACLLSIGNKADLDETDFLAAFADDDKTKVIVGYLESITSGDEFIRVGEAVASVKPVVILKAGTTQAGSRAASSHTGALAGADIAYGAAFRRAGIIRAETFESLFDIATAFAMQPLPKGNRVAIITNAGGPGIMAADAVEQAGLQVAPLHPRIADELREKLPPAASVGNPIDVLGDADPERYALAVEAAQADPTIDAVLVILTPQAMTRPADTARAIASKARGEKPLLAAFMGGAEVMPAREELVAANLPDYPSPERAVTALKAMVDYAAWRARPPRIVTRFPVNRRRVERIISRQLRLGRLYVSEVKAKDILRAYDFVVPEGKFVSTAEEAAEIAPRLGFPLAMKIVSPDIIHKSDVGGVALNLGSVQEVVDAFELMMLRIPRRVPNAVLEGVYLEQMVPKGREVILGMVRDPQFGPMLMFGLGGIFVEVMKDVTFHLAPITQSEAMEMLMGTRSYKLLEGVRGQSGVNLAAIAEALQRISQLVTDFPQIAELDINPFIVREPGEDSVAADARIQLSPGGAR; encoded by the coding sequence ATGCTTGAGTCTCTTTTGTACCCACACAACATAGCTGTGGTGGGGGCCTCACGTACGCCAGGCAAGGTTGGGTATGCAGTGGTAGCCAACCTTGTAAAGTCCGGGTACCAAGGCGAGATCATCCCTGTCAACCCTGCTGGCGGCGAGATGTTCGGACTGAAGGTCTACAAGAGCCTGGAGGAGTATGGGCAACCTCTGGACGTATGCGTCATAACGGTCCCCACTCAGGCGGTAAAGCAAGCCATCATAAGCTGTCTTAAGTTAAAGACCAAGAACGTCGTGGTCATAACGGCGGGGTTCAAGGAGGTAGGGGAAGAGGGAGCCCGGCTCGAACGAGAGATAACTGATCTGTGTCGTTCCGCCGGTACTCGCTTGCTGGGACCCAATTGTCTTGGCCTGATCAACACTCATCACAACATGAACGCCACCTTTGCCAGCCACACTCCCCAGCCGGGCGGCATTTCGGTGGTTTCTCAGTCGGGTGCGCTTTGCGCCGCCATACTCGATATGGCTGCCCAGCGGAAACTTGGGCTCGCCTGTCTTCTTAGCATTGGCAACAAAGCGGACCTCGACGAGACGGATTTCCTGGCTGCCTTCGCCGACGACGACAAGACTAAAGTCATCGTGGGCTACCTGGAAAGTATTACGTCGGGGGACGAGTTTATCCGAGTAGGGGAGGCAGTGGCCTCGGTCAAACCAGTGGTCATCCTGAAGGCAGGCACCACGCAAGCCGGTTCTCGAGCTGCTTCTTCGCACACGGGCGCGCTGGCAGGCGCCGACATCGCGTATGGTGCAGCTTTTAGACGGGCGGGCATTATCAGAGCAGAGACTTTCGAGTCGCTATTTGATATCGCCACCGCCTTTGCTATGCAACCCCTGCCAAAAGGAAACCGAGTGGCCATTATCACCAACGCCGGAGGGCCGGGCATCATGGCCGCTGACGCGGTAGAGCAGGCCGGCCTTCAGGTAGCGCCGCTTCACCCTCGGATCGCCGATGAACTTAGAGAAAAGCTTCCTCCCGCCGCCAGTGTGGGGAATCCCATTGACGTGCTCGGCGACGCCGACCCCGAAAGGTACGCTTTGGCCGTGGAAGCCGCTCAGGCCGATCCCACAATCGACGCAGTGCTGGTGATTCTTACCCCCCAGGCTATGACCCGGCCAGCAGATACGGCACGCGCTATTGCAAGCAAGGCGCGCGGAGAAAAGCCCCTCCTGGCTGCTTTCATGGGCGGCGCGGAGGTTATGCCCGCCAGAGAAGAGTTGGTGGCTGCCAACCTGCCGGATTACCCCTCCCCCGAGAGAGCTGTAACAGCCCTCAAAGCCATGGTGGACTATGCTGCTTGGCGGGCTCGGCCACCGCGCATTGTCACTCGTTTTCCGGTTAACCGTCGTCGAGTTGAACGCATAATTTCGCGCCAGCTTCGCCTGGGTAGACTTTATGTGAGCGAGGTCAAAGCCAAGGACATCTTGCGCGCTTACGACTTTGTGGTTCCCGAGGGCAAGTTTGTAAGCACTGCCGAGGAAGCGGCGGAGATCGCCCCGCGCCTGGGCTTTCCCCTTGCGATGAAGATTGTCTCACCAGACATAATCCACAAGTCCGACGTTGGCGGGGTGGCCTTGAATCTGGGTAGTGTGCAGGAAGTAGTCGATGCGTTTGAGCTAATGATGCTGCGGATACCGCGTCGGGTGCCCAATGCTGTTCTGGAAGGGGTCTATTTGGAGCAGATGGTGCCCAAGGGACGAGAAGTGATATTGGGGATGGTGCGCGATCCCCAGTTTGGTCCCATGTTGATGTTCGGCCTCGGGGGAATCTTCGTGGAAGTGATGAAGGATGTGACTTTCCATTTGGCGCCGATCACGCAGAGTGAAGCTATGGAAATGCTCATGGGCACCCGCTCTTACAAGCTGCTCGAAGGGGTGAGGGGGCAATCCGGAGTGAATCTGGCCGCGATAGCTGAAGCCCTCCAGCGCATCAGCCAGCTGGTCACCGACTTTCCCCAGATAGCCGAGCTCGACATCAATCCCTTTATAGTTCGTGAGCCGGGCGAGGATTCGGTGGCCGCCGATGCCCGAATCCAGCTGTCACCGGGAGGTGCGCGATGA
- a CDS encoding CapA family protein: protein MKNVFRIFLVLVAVLALCSPLMFWPAEQASVTGTQIAEATVTIPSPVVVTATLVSTETTAPPTTATTVASSLTTTTTTEPVLTATIAAVGDVLPHVPIMRGAHDPATKSYDFRPLFASVAPYISRADYAVANLETKVAGEDFGYSGYPLFNCPTSIAYALRSAGFDLMATANNHTFDFGWEGLVATLDNLERFGLAHVGTYRSLDEQRKPFVVDVQGIKVAFLNYTSWLNGFVVPRDRQPYAVNMLDADQVAEDAAAARMEGAEIVIAIFHYGVEYDREPNEEQRRISEEVLSRGVDVVLGAHPHVVQPIAHLFDFSTWRVNDKYVAYSLGNFVSAQRWRYSDSGVIVYVKLKKQGLRAYVDGISYLPVYVQRSSSSYPPQYRVLPVLPGYAPTSDLPLTKDDTARMAQVWEELREMLYRPDEGIEPIDPSMLGL from the coding sequence TTGAAGAACGTTTTTAGGATATTCTTGGTGCTGGTCGCTGTCCTTGCCTTATGCTCGCCGCTGATGTTTTGGCCAGCCGAGCAGGCCAGTGTGACGGGGACGCAGATCGCCGAAGCCACGGTTACCATTCCCTCGCCGGTTGTTGTAACAGCCACGTTGGTCTCCACAGAGACTACGGCTCCTCCCACTACGGCTACTACTGTTGCTTCGTCCTTGACAACCACAACGACTACTGAGCCTGTGCTCACAGCTACCATTGCCGCAGTGGGAGATGTTCTCCCTCACGTACCCATCATGCGCGGCGCCCACGACCCGGCCACAAAGTCCTACGACTTTCGCCCGCTTTTTGCGTCAGTGGCGCCCTACATTTCGCGGGCCGACTACGCTGTTGCCAATCTCGAGACGAAGGTGGCGGGAGAGGACTTTGGGTACAGTGGGTATCCCCTTTTCAACTGTCCCACCAGTATTGCGTATGCTCTCAGGTCCGCTGGCTTTGATCTTATGGCTACGGCTAACAATCACACGTTTGATTTTGGGTGGGAGGGGCTTGTCGCCACGCTGGACAACCTTGAGCGGTTTGGACTTGCTCATGTGGGCACCTACCGCTCTCTCGATGAGCAGAGAAAGCCGTTTGTGGTCGATGTCCAGGGTATCAAGGTCGCCTTTCTCAATTACACCTCGTGGCTAAACGGTTTTGTTGTCCCTCGAGATCGTCAGCCCTATGCAGTGAACATGCTTGACGCTGACCAAGTGGCCGAAGACGCGGCGGCGGCGAGAATGGAGGGCGCTGAGATTGTGATCGCTATTTTTCACTACGGAGTCGAGTATGACCGTGAACCCAATGAAGAACAAAGAAGAATTTCGGAAGAGGTTCTCTCTCGGGGGGTAGATGTTGTTCTGGGTGCACACCCTCACGTTGTTCAGCCCATCGCTCACCTTTTTGATTTCAGCACGTGGCGGGTCAATGACAAATATGTGGCCTATTCCTTGGGCAACTTTGTCTCTGCGCAGCGGTGGCGCTACTCGGACAGCGGGGTTATTGTCTACGTAAAGCTCAAGAAGCAGGGATTGCGAGCGTACGTAGACGGGATTAGCTACCTTCCCGTGTATGTACAGCGATCCAGCAGTTCCTATCCTCCTCAGTACCGGGTGCTCCCCGTGCTCCCCGGATACGCCCCAACGAGCGACCTCCCGTTGACGAAAGACGACACAGCGCGTATGGCTCAGGTCTGGGAGGAACTGCGAGAGATGTTATATCGGCCCGATGAGGGAATAGAGCCCATTGATCCTTCGATGCTGGGACTCTAG
- a CDS encoding TRAP transporter large permease, with protein sequence MSNEVIGIIGLAVFFILIYLGLPISMAFLTVGIGGIALFRTFGSSLSILGTSPFHTMTSYVWSVFPLFTFMGFLALMANVAPSFYEGCKAWIGHWPGGMGHACILANTAFGACVGDPTTAAMTFTPMSLPVMRKQGYADRVSIGVISASGILATLIPPSGSLIIYGALTSTSIGELFMAGVIPGLALAVLYMITLGVICVINPRLAPPSEKASWRERWVGLWRMWPFVFVLAVILGGIYLGVFTPTEAGAVGCFVMLIIAVFRRGLSWKSFLQAFAEAGKVMGAVGFMIVGATIFNVFLAFTGLPKALAESVAGVTQSPLIFSLLMIVVYFVLGMFMDPGSVTLLTVPLFYPICQAVGLSSLQYGVLLTLMLGIGGLTPPYGMILIMIAGYFRGIKLGDAFRGAAPYIIPLLIMAVLIVLFPAIVHFLPSHMVNR encoded by the coding sequence ATGAGTAACGAAGTCATTGGCATCATTGGGCTGGCGGTCTTTTTCATCCTGATATACCTCGGTCTTCCCATCTCCATGGCCTTTCTTACCGTGGGGATCGGAGGGATTGCTCTCTTTCGCACGTTTGGCAGTTCGCTTTCCATTCTCGGAACCAGCCCTTTCCACACGATGACCTCCTACGTGTGGTCGGTATTTCCTCTATTCACGTTCATGGGGTTTCTCGCCTTGATGGCCAATGTGGCTCCCAGTTTCTATGAAGGCTGTAAAGCATGGATTGGCCACTGGCCCGGGGGGATGGGACACGCATGCATTCTGGCTAATACTGCCTTTGGAGCCTGTGTAGGGGATCCTACGACAGCAGCCATGACCTTCACTCCAATGTCCCTTCCAGTGATGCGAAAGCAGGGCTACGCTGACCGCGTGTCTATCGGCGTGATTTCAGCTTCGGGCATTTTGGCTACCCTGATCCCTCCCAGCGGAAGTCTGATCATTTACGGCGCGCTTACTTCAACCTCGATAGGTGAACTCTTCATGGCCGGAGTCATACCAGGACTCGCACTTGCTGTGCTTTACATGATCACCTTAGGGGTGATTTGCGTAATTAATCCGCGCTTGGCACCTCCCAGCGAGAAAGCAAGCTGGCGGGAGCGATGGGTGGGGCTGTGGAGAATGTGGCCGTTTGTTTTTGTGTTGGCGGTGATCTTGGGCGGTATCTACCTAGGCGTGTTTACTCCGACAGAAGCGGGAGCGGTGGGCTGTTTTGTTATGCTCATCATTGCTGTGTTCCGCCGCGGTCTCAGCTGGAAGAGTTTCCTCCAGGCTTTTGCCGAGGCTGGCAAGGTTATGGGCGCGGTTGGGTTCATGATAGTCGGGGCCACCATTTTTAACGTCTTCTTAGCCTTCACAGGTCTTCCCAAAGCGTTAGCTGAGTCGGTAGCCGGAGTGACTCAGAGCCCGCTTATTTTTAGCCTTCTCATGATTGTTGTCTATTTTGTGCTGGGTATGTTCATGGACCCAGGGTCAGTGACTTTGCTCACCGTACCGTTGTTCTATCCCATCTGTCAGGCGGTGGGGCTATCCTCTCTCCAGTACGGTGTCTTGCTTACTCTGATGCTGGGTATTGGGGGCTTGACGCCGCCCTACGGCATGATCCTAATAATGATCGCTGGCTACTTCCGCGGCATCAAATTGGGCGATGCCTTTCGAGGGGCGGCGCCCTATATCATTCCGCTTCTGATCATGGCGGTGCTCATTGTGCTGTTCCCGGCGATTGTCCACTTTCTCCCCAGCCACATGGTCAATCGATGA
- a CDS encoding isocitrate/isopropylmalate dehydrogenase family protein, with amino-acid sequence MSLGSGLLSAASDQSASERPYQVVCIPGDGIGPEIMAVAKTVVAATGVPIEWVDVEAGAAVLEKQGTPLPDEVVDLIRKTKVALKGPVTTPVGSGFRSINVALRVALDLFANVRPAMSFPGVSARFQDVDLVVVRENTEDLYAGIERMVDADRAESVKVITRRASERIARFAFAYARREARSRVTIVHKANIMKLSDGLFLETARKVAADFPDVLCDDRIVDNICAQLVQCPERYDILLCPNLYGDIISDLCAGLVGGLGLAPGANIGEECAVFEAVHGSAPDIAGQDKANPTALVLSAALMLKHLGEASAGTAVVEGVRRVLAAGRWVTPDLGGSCGTKAMGAAIAEEVARLA; translated from the coding sequence ATGTCTTTGGGTTCAGGCCTTTTGTCCGCAGCGTCCGATCAGTCTGCTTCTGAGCGGCCCTATCAAGTTGTCTGTATCCCTGGGGACGGCATAGGTCCCGAAATCATGGCGGTAGCCAAGACTGTAGTCGCCGCTACGGGGGTGCCTATTGAGTGGGTGGATGTTGAGGCAGGGGCTGCTGTCCTGGAAAAGCAGGGCACGCCTCTCCCCGACGAGGTCGTTGACCTCATTCGCAAAACCAAAGTGGCCCTCAAGGGACCTGTGACCACGCCAGTGGGTTCGGGGTTCCGCAGCATTAATGTCGCGTTGAGAGTAGCCTTAGACTTGTTTGCCAATGTGCGGCCGGCCATGAGTTTCCCCGGGGTAAGTGCTCGCTTTCAAGATGTTGATCTGGTGGTGGTAAGGGAAAACACTGAAGATCTCTACGCAGGTATTGAACGGATGGTCGATGCCGATCGGGCGGAATCGGTGAAAGTGATCACCAGGCGGGCAAGCGAGAGAATAGCGCGGTTCGCCTTTGCTTACGCAAGGCGTGAGGCACGAAGTCGGGTCACCATCGTACATAAAGCGAACATCATGAAGCTATCGGACGGTCTGTTCTTGGAGACTGCCCGCAAAGTTGCGGCCGACTTTCCGGACGTTCTTTGTGACGACCGAATTGTCGATAACATATGCGCTCAACTTGTGCAGTGTCCGGAGCGTTACGACATTCTGCTTTGCCCTAACCTTTACGGCGACATCATCAGTGACCTCTGCGCAGGGCTTGTGGGAGGTCTTGGTTTGGCTCCCGGGGCCAACATTGGCGAAGAGTGCGCAGTGTTTGAGGCTGTGCACGGGTCTGCTCCAGACATCGCGGGCCAGGATAAGGCCAATCCCACTGCGCTCGTCCTGTCTGCGGCTCTCATGCTCAAGCATCTTGGAGAGGCCAGCGCCGGGACAGCGGTCGTTGAGGGAGTGAGGCGCGTGCTTGCTGCTGGGCGCTGGGTCACTCCTGATCTTGGCGGCTCGTGTGGAACCAAAGCCATGGGAGCTGCCATAGCCGAGGAAGTTGCCCGCCTCGCCTAG
- a CDS encoding GNAT family N-acetyltransferase: MTTGRKTDYDPDWQEKYKDMIMTAEQAVSHIRPGQRIFIGTGGAQPLHLVRALVARHADLADTQVISSLTLGEAPYAFKELVDYFSVNTFFISANVREMIQQGYGDYTPIALSDIPALFSSGRLPLDVALIQVTPPDKLGRCSLGISVDIVKAAAANAGLVIAQVNPQMPWTMGDSLVNVLDLDILVPVDEPLIETTYESFGETVGQEGTLEDTDSVIQAIGENIASLVEDGSTIEIGIGRIPHAVVAHLKDKKDLGIHTELITDAIIPLIESGAVTGNQKSLDRGKIVTSFAIGTRRLYEYVDNNPLFSFNPTEYVNDPFIIGRQNKMVAINTALEVDLTGQVCSDSLGTMFYSGIGGQSDFNQGAGRSPGGRAIIALPSTAEGGKVSRIVPTLKPGAGVVTPRGAVHYVVTEYGIAYLHGKTIQERALALICIAHPKFREELLAKAIEYKWVRPELADVEGRFVVGPKEVRTTMVLDDGTLISFRAMNPTDEPLTRDLFYSLSQETIYYRYMQHLKRIPRKQLQNFVYVDHRNEVAIVGTIPAPQGEEIIAIGRYYLDPKTNRAEVAFVVRDDWQNRGIGTFIMKHLANIAKRNGIAGFTAEVLRDNKPMQAVINKSGFKVRSQLRNGVYHYEIDF; the protein is encoded by the coding sequence ATGACAACCGGCCGCAAGACTGATTACGATCCTGATTGGCAGGAAAAGTACAAGGACATGATTATGACTGCCGAGCAGGCGGTCTCCCACATTAGACCGGGCCAGCGCATATTCATCGGAACAGGCGGAGCGCAACCGCTTCATCTGGTACGCGCGTTAGTGGCCCGTCACGCGGACCTAGCAGACACGCAAGTGATATCTTCGCTCACCCTGGGCGAGGCTCCGTATGCCTTCAAAGAGCTCGTCGATTATTTCTCTGTCAACACTTTCTTCATTTCAGCAAACGTAAGGGAGATGATCCAGCAAGGCTACGGGGACTATACCCCCATAGCCCTGTCGGACATTCCTGCACTTTTCTCGAGTGGGCGGCTTCCTCTCGATGTGGCCTTAATCCAGGTAACTCCGCCTGACAAGCTTGGTCGGTGTAGCCTGGGCATCAGCGTGGACATTGTAAAAGCCGCTGCTGCTAATGCGGGATTGGTTATCGCCCAAGTAAATCCCCAGATGCCGTGGACCATGGGAGATAGCCTGGTCAACGTGCTTGACCTCGACATTTTGGTCCCGGTGGATGAACCCCTGATTGAGACCACCTACGAGTCATTTGGCGAGACTGTTGGCCAGGAAGGTACGCTCGAAGACACCGACAGCGTCATCCAGGCTATCGGCGAAAACATCGCCTCGCTGGTTGAGGACGGGTCGACGATCGAGATTGGTATAGGGCGTATCCCCCATGCAGTCGTAGCCCATCTAAAAGACAAGAAAGACCTTGGGATTCACACTGAGTTGATCACCGACGCGATAATCCCACTGATCGAGAGCGGAGCGGTAACAGGAAACCAAAAGTCGCTCGACAGAGGAAAGATTGTTACGAGCTTTGCTATAGGCACTCGTAGGCTCTACGAATACGTAGACAACAACCCGTTATTCTCCTTCAACCCGACCGAGTATGTGAACGACCCGTTCATCATCGGTCGCCAAAACAAGATGGTGGCCATCAACACTGCGCTTGAGGTGGATCTCACAGGCCAGGTGTGTTCCGACTCCCTAGGCACAATGTTCTACTCGGGAATCGGCGGACAATCTGACTTTAACCAAGGCGCCGGGCGTTCCCCAGGCGGGCGAGCAATAATTGCTTTGCCCTCAACCGCAGAAGGAGGAAAGGTCTCGCGTATTGTGCCTACACTTAAGCCCGGAGCCGGCGTGGTCACCCCACGAGGCGCAGTGCACTACGTGGTAACCGAGTACGGCATTGCATACTTGCACGGCAAGACTATCCAAGAGCGAGCACTTGCTCTCATATGCATTGCCCATCCCAAATTCCGTGAGGAACTCCTGGCTAAAGCCATCGAGTATAAGTGGGTGCGCCCAGAGCTTGCGGATGTCGAGGGAAGGTTCGTGGTAGGGCCCAAAGAGGTGCGCACCACTATGGTGTTAGACGATGGGACCTTGATTAGTTTCCGGGCCATGAACCCCACGGATGAGCCCCTGACTAGGGACCTGTTTTACTCGCTCTCGCAGGAAACCATCTACTATCGCTACATGCAGCACCTGAAACGGATTCCTCGGAAGCAGCTACAGAACTTTGTCTACGTGGATCACCGGAACGAGGTGGCCATTGTAGGTACCATCCCGGCGCCGCAAGGAGAAGAGATCATCGCTATTGGACGTTACTACCTTGATCCTAAGACAAACCGGGCCGAGGTGGCTTTTGTCGTAAGAGATGACTGGCAGAACCGTGGCATAGGCACTTTCATCATGAAACACTTGGCTAATATCGCCAAACGCAACGGTATCGCCGGATTTACCGCGGAAGTACTGCGAGACAACAAGCCGATGCAGGCGGTGATCAACAAGAGCGGCTTTAAAGTCCGGAGTCAGTTACGTAATGGCGTATACCATTACGAGATCGACTTCTAA